One window from the genome of Dyadobacter sp. CECT 9275 encodes:
- a CDS encoding heparinase II/III domain-containing protein → MTFKFSTSLRMVWLASLSLFFSPKIFAQQDTAKTKLPVNILASLVPGHPRLLLLRDEEKVIARQVKTRKEWRTVHEAILAECDRMMGLPPVEHIKIGRRLLDKSRECLRRVFQLSYAFRMTREEKYLHRAEKEMLAVAAFSDWNPSHFLDVAEMTLAMAIGYDWLYANLSAQARLQIREAIITKGIEPSFDKKYNGFLGSEHNWNQVCNAGMAFGALAIAEDKPQLADSVIRRGIETIPKAMLASFRPDGAYPEGYSYWDYGTGFNVLFISALEKSLGTDFGLSSMPGFLKTAGFVQNMVGPLGMVHNWGDSGLKTELNPTAFWFADRTKDPSLLYGQEEFMLSGKSNVGNRILPAVLIWGIHTDFSKIQPPKNHVWVGQGHSPVGLMRTSWTNPNAIFVGFKAGSPSVNHAHMDAGSFVLDALGERWAMDFGMQNYNSMESKGVDVFGKGQDAQRWQIFRYNNLVHNTLTVDGALQRVKGYSKIDSWSESPKQMTVTSDLSTIYEGQLASAKRGITIENSQYVVIRDEVKAPDKNVTLRWTLLTPAAVRFVSDKKIELTQNGKKMYLIFDTHAKITLKTWSTEPTHDYDAPNPGTYLTGFETEIPAGTSQTFNAYFSATEAGLKPVARLAEWPGKK, encoded by the coding sequence ATGACCTTCAAATTCAGTACTTCTCTCCGTATGGTTTGGCTGGCGAGCCTCTCTTTATTTTTTAGTCCAAAAATATTTGCGCAACAGGATACCGCCAAAACCAAGTTGCCGGTGAATATACTGGCCAGCCTCGTTCCGGGACACCCGCGCCTGCTGCTGTTACGGGATGAGGAGAAGGTGATAGCCCGGCAGGTAAAAACCAGGAAGGAGTGGCGTACGGTGCACGAAGCAATACTGGCCGAATGTGACAGGATGATGGGCCTGCCGCCGGTGGAGCATATTAAAATAGGAAGGAGGCTGCTCGACAAATCCCGTGAATGCTTGCGCCGGGTGTTTCAGTTGTCCTATGCTTTCAGAATGACGCGGGAGGAAAAATATCTTCACAGGGCGGAGAAAGAAATGCTTGCCGTTGCAGCTTTTTCGGACTGGAATCCCTCTCACTTTCTGGATGTTGCGGAGATGACCCTCGCCATGGCGATCGGGTACGACTGGCTTTACGCAAATTTGTCGGCCCAGGCTCGATTGCAGATACGCGAAGCGATCATTACCAAAGGAATTGAGCCGTCTTTTGATAAAAAATACAATGGGTTTCTGGGGTCTGAACATAACTGGAATCAGGTTTGCAATGCAGGAATGGCTTTTGGTGCCCTGGCCATTGCAGAGGATAAACCACAGCTGGCGGACAGTGTTATCAGAAGAGGAATTGAAACAATACCGAAAGCCATGCTGGCTTCTTTCCGTCCGGACGGTGCTTATCCTGAGGGATATAGTTACTGGGATTATGGGACGGGTTTTAATGTTTTGTTCATCAGCGCCCTGGAAAAATCTCTGGGAACGGATTTTGGGTTATCCTCTATGCCAGGGTTTCTCAAAACAGCGGGCTTCGTCCAAAACATGGTGGGCCCACTGGGTATGGTCCATAACTGGGGAGACAGCGGCCTGAAAACCGAACTCAATCCCACAGCCTTTTGGTTTGCTGACAGAACCAAAGATCCTTCATTATTATATGGCCAGGAAGAATTCATGCTGTCTGGTAAATCCAATGTTGGTAACAGGATACTGCCTGCCGTGCTCATCTGGGGAATTCACACAGATTTTTCGAAAATACAGCCTCCTAAAAACCACGTGTGGGTAGGGCAGGGGCATAGTCCCGTAGGCCTTATGCGTACCTCCTGGACAAATCCTAATGCCATTTTTGTGGGTTTCAAAGCAGGGTCTCCCTCCGTTAACCATGCGCATATGGATGCCGGGTCTTTTGTACTGGATGCGCTTGGGGAAAGATGGGCGATGGACTTTGGTATGCAGAACTACAATTCAATGGAAAGCAAAGGAGTGGACGTTTTCGGCAAAGGACAGGATGCTCAGCGCTGGCAGATATTCCGGTACAATAATCTGGTCCACAATACCCTCACTGTGGATGGTGCACTGCAACGCGTGAAAGGATATTCCAAAATAGACAGCTGGTCGGAAAGTCCAAAGCAAATGACGGTGACGTCGGATCTTTCCACGATTTATGAAGGGCAGCTGGCTTCTGCTAAAAGAGGTATAACGATCGAGAACAGCCAGTATGTGGTGATCAGGGATGAAGTGAAGGCTCCTGACAAAAATGTTACATTAAGATGGACGCTGCTCACGCCAGCAGCGGTCCGCTTTGTGAGTGATAAAAAAATTGAACTGACCCAGAACGGGAAAAAAATGTATCTTATTTTTGATACCCATGCGAAGATCACGCTGAAAACGTGGTCCACCGAGCCTACCCACGATTATGATGCACCTAATCCTGGGACGTATCTTACCGGGTTCGAAACGGAAATTCCCGCAGGTACATCCCAAACCTTTAACGCCTATTTTTCCGCAACCGAAGCAGGGCTGAAACCTGTTGCCAGGCTGGCCGAGTGGCCAGGGAAAAAATAG
- the katG gene encoding catalase/peroxidase HPI, giving the protein MENESGDISKCPFHNGTMKQNVGGGGTRNRDWWPNQLKLSILRQHSALSDPMGGEFNYAEAFKSLDLEAVKQDLHALMTDSQDWWPADFGHYGPLFIRMAWHSAGTYRVGDGRGGAGAGQQRFAPLNSWPDNVSLDKARRLLWPIKQKYGNKLSWADLMILTGNVALESMGFKTFGFAGGRADVWEPEEDVYWGAETTWLGNEQRYADGTSGVAGHGVVSSDEDADGKTHNRNLENPLAAAHMGLIYVNPEGPDGNPDPVAAARDIRETFGRMAMNDEETVALIAGGHSFGKTHGAAPSDHVGKEPEAADVELQGLGWSNSYGSGSGADTITSGLEVIWTKTPTQWSNNFFENLFAFDWELTKSPAGAHQWVAKNAGDIIPDAYDSSKKHAPTMLTTDLSLRFDPVYEKISRNFLENPDAFADAFARAWFKLTHRDMGPRSRYLGPDVPQEVLIWQDPIPAVDHPLIDATDATALKANILASGLTVSELVATAWASASTFRGSDKRGGANGARVRLAPQKDWKVNNPAQLSKVLGILESIQKEFNDTQAGGKKVSLADLIVLAGNAGVEKAAGNSITVPFSPGRMDASQEQTDVESVGYLEPAADGFRNYRKTRSSVSTEALLIDKAQLLTLTAPELTVLVGGMRALDTNFDGSKNGVLTTRPGQLTNDFFVNLLDMNTSWKTMGDDRELYLGSDRKSGQPRWTATRADLVFGSNSELRAIAEVYGSADAQDKFVNDFVAAWSKVMNLDRFDLA; this is encoded by the coding sequence ATGGAGAACGAATCAGGCGACATCAGTAAATGCCCTTTTCACAATGGTACCATGAAACAGAATGTAGGAGGAGGTGGCACCCGTAACCGTGACTGGTGGCCCAATCAGTTAAAACTTAGTATTCTGCGTCAGCATTCCGCCCTGTCTGACCCCATGGGTGGAGAATTTAACTATGCCGAAGCCTTTAAAAGCCTCGATCTGGAAGCCGTTAAGCAAGACCTTCACGCCCTGATGACCGACTCTCAGGACTGGTGGCCTGCCGATTTCGGACATTATGGCCCTTTGTTTATCCGTATGGCATGGCACAGTGCCGGAACTTACCGTGTGGGAGATGGTCGCGGAGGCGCAGGGGCCGGGCAGCAGCGTTTCGCACCGCTGAACAGCTGGCCCGATAACGTAAGTTTGGATAAGGCGCGAAGACTGCTCTGGCCTATTAAACAAAAGTATGGAAATAAACTTTCCTGGGCCGATTTGATGATCCTTACCGGCAATGTTGCTCTGGAATCAATGGGTTTTAAGACATTTGGTTTTGCGGGTGGCCGTGCTGATGTCTGGGAACCAGAAGAAGATGTGTACTGGGGTGCCGAAACTACCTGGCTTGGTAATGAGCAGCGTTATGCGGATGGTACTTCAGGTGTTGCCGGGCATGGAGTGGTATCATCTGATGAAGATGCAGACGGGAAAACCCATAACCGTAACCTGGAAAACCCACTGGCAGCGGCGCACATGGGTCTTATTTATGTGAATCCCGAAGGGCCTGATGGTAATCCTGATCCTGTTGCAGCCGCCAGGGATATTCGCGAAACATTCGGCCGTATGGCTATGAATGATGAGGAAACGGTGGCTTTAATTGCCGGTGGACATAGTTTTGGTAAAACCCATGGTGCTGCCCCTTCTGACCACGTCGGAAAAGAACCGGAAGCAGCGGATGTTGAATTACAGGGCCTTGGATGGAGCAATAGCTACGGTTCGGGTAGTGGTGCTGATACCATTACGAGCGGTCTGGAGGTCATCTGGACTAAAACACCCACACAATGGAGTAACAATTTCTTTGAAAACCTTTTCGCTTTTGACTGGGAATTGACCAAAAGTCCTGCGGGTGCGCACCAGTGGGTGGCCAAAAATGCCGGGGATATCATCCCTGATGCTTACGACAGCTCAAAAAAACATGCGCCAACCATGCTAACCACGGATCTTTCTTTGAGGTTCGATCCGGTGTACGAGAAAATATCAAGAAACTTTCTGGAAAATCCTGACGCATTCGCGGATGCTTTTGCCCGAGCCTGGTTCAAATTAACACACCGTGACATGGGGCCTCGCTCCCGTTACCTGGGGCCGGATGTACCCCAGGAGGTATTGATCTGGCAGGACCCTATTCCCGCAGTAGATCATCCGTTAATTGATGCAACCGATGCGACTGCTCTCAAGGCCAATATACTGGCATCAGGACTGACAGTCTCTGAACTGGTTGCTACTGCCTGGGCGTCAGCAAGTACCTTCCGTGGATCTGACAAACGTGGCGGAGCAAACGGTGCGCGGGTCAGACTGGCTCCGCAAAAGGACTGGAAGGTGAACAATCCGGCTCAGCTCAGCAAAGTACTGGGTATTCTGGAAAGCATCCAGAAAGAATTTAATGATACACAGGCAGGAGGTAAAAAAGTTTCACTGGCAGATCTCATCGTGCTGGCGGGTAATGCAGGAGTTGAAAAGGCGGCCGGCAATAGCATCACGGTTCCTTTCTCACCGGGCCGTATGGATGCCTCGCAGGAACAGACGGATGTGGAATCAGTTGGGTATCTTGAACCGGCTGCCGATGGTTTCAGGAATTATCGAAAAACGCGCTCCTCTGTATCCACCGAAGCATTGCTGATCGACAAAGCACAGCTGCTTACCCTGACTGCACCCGAACTGACGGTACTGGTGGGGGGTATGCGTGCTCTGGATACGAATTTCGATGGTTCTAAAAATGGTGTTTTAACCACCCGCCCTGGCCAGCTGACAAACGATTTCTTCGTTAATCTGCTGGATATGAATACCAGCTGGAAAACAATGGGTGACGACCGGGAACTTTATCTGGGGAGTGACCGTAAGAGCGGTCAGCCCAGGTGGACCGCTACCCGAGCGGACCTTGTATTTGGTTCTAACTCGGAGCTGAGAGCCATTGCCGAAGTATATGGCAGTGCGGATGCACAGGATAAATTTGTAAACGATTTCGTTGCAGCCTGGAGTAAGGTGATGAACCTGGATCGGTTTGATTTAGCCTGA
- the alaS gene encoding alanine--tRNA ligase translates to MTSQQIRQAFLDFFKSKEHLIVPSAPLVAKNDPTLMFNNSGMAQFKDFFLGNGTPPARRIADTQKCLRVSGKHNDLEDVGFDTYHHTMFEMLGNWSFGDYFKKEAITWAWELLTEVYKLPKDRLYVSVFEGDSKDNVPFDQEAWDLWKPIVGEDRIILGNKKDNFWEMGDTGPCGPCSEIHIDLRPQADVDQVSGKSLVNNDHPQVVEIWNLVFMQFERKADGSLVALPATHVDTGMGFERLCMAVQNKTSNYDTDVFQHTIGVLAKLSGKVYGNEIYADIAMRVIADHIRAVAFAITDGQLPSNVKAGYVIRRILRRAVRYGYSYLGLQEPFFHQLVPVLAEQFKDVFSELKNQEEFVTKVILEEEKSFLRTLESGLKRLDNITTSLKAKGINVIEGNEVFELSDTFGFPVDLTALIAREKGLQIDEAGFQHALAEQKKRSRQDAAKEATDWIELRESDGVEFLGYDFEETHSHIVKYRKVKTKAGEEYHIVLDRTPFYAEMGGQVGDTGTLELADGRKVTIADTKKENDLFVHISKDKNLDGILQNSGVVRAKIDAARRHKIKANHSATHLMLSSMREVLGTHIGQKGSYLNDEILRFDFSHFAKVTDEELQKIEDIVNTKIRENIPLKVMTNVPIQEAIAMGATATFGEKYGDFVRVVIFDPSFSFELCGGTHIPSTGEIGLFKFTSEGSVSAGVRRVEAVTGEKALELMRSQEETLNKLKELLKSPADLLKTVENLLEEKNTLQKKVASLENEKIRTLKTSLLEKVKKYQAFNMVIEKVEVPAAESLKQLSYELKDQVDNLIAVFGAEVNGKPQLSVYIAENLVRDADLNAGKIVKELAREIKGGGGGQPFFATAGGSDLSGLGAALEKAKGYF, encoded by the coding sequence ATGACCTCGCAGCAAATACGCCAGGCATTTCTGGACTTTTTTAAAAGTAAGGAGCACCTCATCGTTCCGTCAGCACCGCTGGTAGCTAAAAACGACCCTACCCTGATGTTCAACAATTCGGGAATGGCGCAGTTTAAAGACTTTTTCCTTGGAAATGGTACCCCGCCAGCCAGACGGATTGCCGATACACAAAAATGTTTGCGCGTTTCGGGAAAGCACAACGACCTTGAAGATGTAGGCTTTGATACCTATCACCATACCATGTTTGAAATGCTGGGAAACTGGTCTTTCGGTGATTATTTCAAGAAAGAAGCCATTACATGGGCCTGGGAGCTGCTTACTGAGGTGTATAAACTTCCGAAAGATCGCCTGTACGTATCTGTTTTTGAGGGAGATTCAAAAGATAATGTGCCGTTTGACCAGGAAGCCTGGGATCTGTGGAAACCGATTGTGGGCGAAGACCGTATCATTCTCGGAAATAAAAAAGACAATTTCTGGGAAATGGGGGATACCGGCCCTTGTGGCCCGTGTTCCGAAATCCATATCGACTTGCGTCCCCAGGCAGATGTTGACCAGGTTTCGGGCAAATCGCTGGTGAACAATGATCACCCGCAGGTGGTAGAAATATGGAATCTGGTATTTATGCAGTTTGAGCGTAAGGCAGACGGCTCCCTGGTTGCCCTGCCTGCAACACACGTGGATACCGGGATGGGATTTGAAAGGCTTTGTATGGCCGTCCAGAACAAAACGTCCAACTACGATACCGACGTTTTCCAGCATACCATTGGCGTTCTGGCTAAGTTATCGGGAAAAGTGTATGGCAATGAAATTTACGCGGATATCGCCATGCGCGTGATAGCTGACCACATCCGCGCCGTTGCCTTCGCCATTACCGACGGCCAGCTGCCCTCGAATGTAAAAGCAGGATATGTGATCCGCCGCATCCTGCGCAGAGCCGTTCGCTATGGCTACTCTTACCTGGGCTTGCAGGAACCGTTTTTCCATCAACTGGTTCCGGTGCTGGCCGAGCAATTCAAGGATGTTTTCAGTGAGCTTAAAAATCAGGAAGAATTTGTTACCAAAGTGATTCTTGAGGAAGAAAAAAGCTTCCTGCGCACCCTGGAGTCCGGACTGAAACGCCTGGACAATATCACTACCTCGCTGAAGGCAAAAGGTATCAATGTCATTGAAGGAAACGAAGTATTTGAACTGAGTGATACCTTCGGTTTTCCGGTTGACCTTACCGCGCTTATTGCCCGGGAAAAAGGTCTTCAGATTGACGAGGCTGGTTTTCAGCACGCTCTGGCAGAACAGAAAAAACGCTCCCGCCAGGATGCAGCCAAGGAAGCCACGGACTGGATCGAACTGCGTGAATCTGATGGGGTGGAATTCCTCGGTTACGACTTTGAGGAAACCCACAGCCACATTGTAAAATACAGAAAAGTAAAAACCAAAGCAGGTGAAGAGTACCACATCGTGTTGGACCGTACCCCTTTTTACGCCGAAATGGGTGGCCAGGTGGGTGATACCGGAACGCTCGAACTGGCAGATGGCCGGAAAGTTACCATTGCAGATACCAAAAAGGAGAACGATCTTTTTGTCCATATCTCAAAAGACAAAAACCTGGACGGCATCCTTCAGAATTCGGGTGTGGTAAGGGCAAAGATTGATGCCGCCAGAAGACATAAGATTAAAGCGAACCACAGCGCCACGCACCTGATGCTGTCGTCAATGCGGGAAGTGCTGGGTACACACATCGGGCAAAAAGGGTCGTATCTGAACGATGAAATACTACGTTTTGACTTTTCTCATTTTGCGAAGGTAACAGATGAGGAACTTCAGAAAATCGAGGATATTGTCAATACAAAAATCCGTGAAAATATTCCCTTAAAAGTCATGACCAACGTACCCATTCAGGAAGCGATAGCAATGGGTGCAACGGCAACTTTTGGTGAAAAATATGGTGATTTCGTTAGGGTGGTAATATTTGACCCTTCGTTTTCATTTGAGCTTTGCGGCGGTACACATATCCCTTCGACAGGTGAAATAGGACTATTCAAGTTTACTTCGGAAGGTTCGGTTTCTGCTGGCGTACGGCGGGTGGAAGCGGTAACGGGAGAAAAAGCACTCGAGCTGATGCGCAGCCAGGAAGAAACATTGAATAAACTCAAAGAGCTTCTCAAAAGCCCGGCCGATCTGCTGAAAACTGTTGAGAACCTTCTGGAAGAAAAAAATACGCTTCAGAAAAAAGTGGCTTCTCTGGAAAACGAAAAGATACGAACACTGAAAACCAGCCTGCTGGAAAAGGTTAAAAAGTATCAGGCTTTTAATATGGTGATCGAAAAAGTTGAAGTTCCTGCGGCAGAATCCCTTAAACAACTGTCTTATGAACTGAAAGATCAGGTAGATAATCTGATTGCCGTATTCGGAGCCGAAGTAAATGGCAAACCGCAGTTATCGGTTTACATTGCCGAAAACCTCGTACGGGACGCCGATCTGAATGCTGGCAAGATCGTAAAAGAACTGGCCAGAGAAATCAAAGGCGGTGGCGGCGGACAGCCTTTCTTTGCAACCGCCGGCGGTTCTGATCTTAGCGGCCTTGGCGCAGCACTGGAAAAGGCGAAGGGATACTTCTGA
- a CDS encoding thioredoxin fold domain-containing protein: MKTAISLILLLLTVPAFCQINFVRKSTWEEVSQLAQAEKKLIFIQLDDSGCNRCIEITTEAFTSIDLKEIFGRNFISVRVNMETEEGRKLGEKFEIKKGPVSLFADAHGNVLNRYTGAASAPFIYTEQADIALKRRTGKQLSDYVKEYKSGVRTPKFLEEYIVKRSQAGLSVTELLEIYTGALPLDSLSSFRVVKFIYLHGPSLDSKVYKAIQAVTPQKMIDSMYKTAPYQEAVAMNNAIISASMQKAVQKKDRELAGQTGYFIMRTYSPDFWQGRIASQRNMLRFLYEMKDTTQYITEATQFLDHTHMHLTADSLKRMDARLMNPAKAPAGTKAKHPGMPIIPQSQFFHMDLNEHAWHVFEMSSKIDDLERALKWSYQSQEFFNTLYKNTTHPMRLGNPAYIDTYAQLLYKLGRKEEAIEWQTKAVEAQKVAGGTSHESFETTLEKMKDGTLLK; encoded by the coding sequence ATGAAAACAGCTATCTCCCTGATACTGTTACTGCTTACAGTACCAGCATTTTGTCAAATCAACTTTGTCAGAAAATCTACATGGGAAGAGGTATCTCAGCTCGCCCAGGCAGAAAAAAAACTAATTTTCATACAACTGGACGACAGCGGTTGCAACCGTTGCATCGAAATTACCACAGAAGCCTTTACTTCTATTGATCTGAAGGAAATCTTCGGGCGGAATTTTATTTCAGTAAGGGTGAATATGGAGACCGAAGAAGGACGTAAGCTGGGAGAAAAGTTTGAGATAAAAAAGGGGCCGGTATCTCTTTTTGCCGATGCCCATGGTAACGTGTTGAACAGGTACACCGGTGCTGCCAGTGCACCCTTCATTTATACCGAACAAGCTGACATTGCATTAAAGAGAAGGACAGGGAAGCAGTTAAGTGATTATGTAAAGGAATATAAAAGTGGTGTCAGAACACCGAAATTCCTGGAAGAATATATTGTTAAGCGCAGCCAGGCGGGCTTATCTGTGACCGAACTTCTGGAGATATATACCGGCGCACTTCCACTGGACTCACTGAGTAGTTTCAGGGTGGTGAAATTTATTTATCTGCATGGCCCTTCATTGGATAGCAAAGTGTATAAAGCCATCCAGGCGGTAACTCCACAGAAGATGATCGACAGTATGTACAAAACAGCTCCCTACCAGGAAGCCGTGGCGATGAATAACGCTATCATTTCCGCCTCCATGCAAAAGGCGGTACAGAAAAAAGACCGTGAACTAGCAGGCCAGACCGGCTATTTTATCATGCGGACCTACTCGCCGGACTTTTGGCAGGGAAGGATTGCCAGCCAGCGAAATATGCTTCGGTTTCTGTACGAAATGAAGGATACCACCCAGTACATCACTGAGGCAACACAATTTCTTGATCACACACACATGCACCTGACCGCGGATTCGCTGAAACGCATGGATGCCAGGCTTATGAATCCAGCCAAAGCCCCCGCAGGCACGAAAGCAAAACATCCTGGTATGCCGATAATCCCCCAGTCTCAGTTTTTTCATATGGACCTGAATGAACATGCCTGGCATGTTTTTGAAATGTCGTCCAAAATAGATGATCTCGAAAGAGCACTGAAATGGTCCTATCAATCACAGGAATTTTTTAATACACTTTACAAAAATACCACCCATCCTATGCGGCTTGGGAACCCGGCCTACATCGATACGTATGCCCAGCTCCTGTACAAACTCGGGAGAAAGGAGGAAGCAATAGAATGGCAGACCAAGGCAGTGGAGGCTCAAAAAGTGGCGGGGGGTACCTCCCACGAGTCCTTCGAAACAACACTTGAGAAAATGAAAGACGGAACGCTGCTGAAATAA
- a CDS encoding MBL fold metallo-hydrolase, with protein sequence MQILKGLFQVGGDINGITFDQLGALWNDGNSYVLKTDQGLILFDCGCGDTLEQIFDNMRYWDLSPDDITHCILTHPHYDHAGAGHILSARGVKFISIGETADAVSSGDDRCCGYLYHKIFKPFRVDQLVTDGETLHLAGIDFQVMHLPGHSMGCTAYLFNWDGKRVVVSGDVIGTLLVGDFGWDGSIDFDKKIYTQSLLKFSKVDTDIMLPGHGLIYFHKPRFRVEEALNSALMQWR encoded by the coding sequence ATGCAGATACTAAAAGGATTATTTCAGGTAGGTGGTGATATTAACGGAATTACCTTTGACCAGCTCGGAGCACTTTGGAACGACGGTAATTCTTACGTGTTAAAAACAGATCAGGGGCTGATCTTGTTTGACTGCGGCTGCGGTGATACCCTGGAACAGATTTTCGACAATATGCGCTACTGGGATTTATCTCCGGACGACATAACCCATTGCATATTAACACATCCGCATTACGACCACGCCGGTGCAGGACATATCCTCTCTGCCAGAGGAGTCAAATTTATATCCATCGGTGAAACCGCTGATGCGGTATCTTCCGGGGACGACCGCTGTTGCGGATACCTTTATCACAAAATCTTTAAGCCATTCCGGGTAGACCAGTTGGTTACCGATGGCGAAACATTGCATCTGGCAGGTATTGATTTTCAGGTCATGCACCTTCCGGGTCACAGCATGGGCTGCACGGCCTACCTTTTCAACTGGGACGGAAAACGGGTGGTGGTCAGTGGGGACGTTATAGGTACCCTGCTGGTAGGTGATTTTGGCTGGGATGGTTCCATTGATTTTGACAAAAAAATATATACCCAGTCCCTGCTGAAATTTTCAAAGGTGGATACGGATATCATGTTACCCGGCCACGGACTCATTTATTTCCATAAACCCAGGTTCCGCGTAGAAGAAGCACTTAATTCGGCGCTGATGCAGTGGAGATAG